Proteins from one Pelorhabdus rhamnosifermentans genomic window:
- the fliB gene encoding flagellin lysine-N-methylase, which translates to MYIYMDVALKFSCRACGKCCRNDWQVTVDEESYQRNAELFLKVGAQAEFQRAFVPLQGRKSLEEYAYIAKRPGGGCWFLTADNLCRLQQQAGHSHLDAVCQIFPRYPMNTARGIELTLSFSCPSVLKMVSRIEPLTIIRSDHALLDFTPSAYAVDVYPSQQPLFSPLRHYFELEQHFIDILQCRGMTIVERLNLMQATIDAVMTLKHDEHFNRNLTSLLYHNYDLLDDALEPVRTDCYTPDILLEHFLVNFVFKKPFYTYGLRRSLLILEHIWRYIESIRKQAIDEITDMEFTEKAIRDVEFQYGHNRRALLQQIKC; encoded by the coding sequence ATGTATATATATATGGATGTAGCCTTGAAATTTTCTTGTAGGGCTTGCGGTAAATGCTGTCGTAATGATTGGCAGGTAACTGTTGATGAGGAGAGTTATCAGCGTAACGCCGAGTTGTTTTTGAAGGTAGGGGCGCAAGCTGAGTTTCAGCGAGCTTTTGTTCCACTTCAAGGGCGAAAAAGTCTAGAAGAATATGCGTATATTGCCAAGAGGCCAGGTGGAGGGTGCTGGTTTCTTACTGCTGACAATCTGTGCAGATTGCAGCAGCAAGCAGGCCATAGCCATCTAGATGCTGTTTGCCAGATCTTTCCCCGTTATCCTATGAATACTGCTCGTGGTATAGAACTAACACTTAGCTTCAGCTGCCCGTCGGTGTTAAAGATGGTTAGCCGTATTGAGCCATTGACGATTATTCGTTCTGATCATGCACTATTGGATTTTACTCCCAGCGCCTATGCTGTGGATGTTTATCCCAGCCAGCAGCCTTTATTTTCACCACTACGTCATTATTTTGAATTGGAGCAACATTTTATTGATATTTTGCAGTGTCGGGGAATGACAATTGTTGAACGCTTAAATCTAATGCAGGCGACAATCGACGCAGTCATGACACTAAAACATGATGAACATTTTAACCGCAATCTTACCAGTCTGCTTTACCATAACTATGATTTGCTAGATGATGCGCTAGAGCCGGTACGAACGGACTGCTATACACCCGATATTTTGCTCGAACACTTTCTCGTTAACTTTGTCTTCAAAAAACCTTTTTATACTTATGGCTTGCGGCGCAGCTTGTTGATACTGGAGCATATCTGGCGGTATATTGAGAGCATTCGCAAGCAGGCAATAGATGAGATCACTGATATGGAATTTACGGAAAAGGCAATAAGGGATGTGGAATTCCAATATGGTCATAATCGTCGTGCGCTATTGCAGCAGATCAAATGCTGA
- a CDS encoding ArsR/SmtB family transcription factor produces the protein MINHLKTMAEVLKSLGDEKRLKIIKMLASNVNEVFCVTDVAQQLGVSQPAASQHIKILKNIGILEENRRGFRVFYTINLDVLNEYKKDIDELFKKAFEKCQYDFSCDKCPYNNKCQ, from the coding sequence ATGATAAATCATTTGAAGACCATGGCCGAAGTCCTTAAATCTCTCGGGGACGAGAAAAGACTAAAAATAATAAAAATGCTTGCTTCAAATGTTAATGAAGTCTTTTGCGTTACTGATGTGGCTCAACAACTTGGCGTTTCTCAACCTGCTGCGTCTCAACACATAAAGATTTTAAAGAATATTGGAATTCTTGAGGAAAACCGAAGAGGTTTTAGAGTCTTCTATACAATTAATTTGGATGTATTGAATGAATACAAAAAGGATATAGATGAACTGTTTAAAAAGGCCTTTGAGAAATGCCAATATGATTTCTCTTGTGATAAATGTCCTTATAATAACAAGTGTCAATAA
- a CDS encoding epoxyqueuosine reductase, with protein sequence MINVNNIEELIKKKALELGYEACGIIKVDEMKGYAERLNENVKLFPELKSLYKTLLSLYAVPQESHEWAKSIIICVSRYGQYRLDHISSQIGKHYWFDTRKDKNTEEYNNRILFDNYLNSLGLKAFRDSVGFGTTAYKSAAQKAGLGIIRKNSLFYTQKSGSWVIMDSWLVDKEMELINTPSLKFCPDGCTKCQDACKTKALKPYAVNAYKCITFLTSIADDLPPEKLREKIGGCIYGCDACQDVCPMNKNCLSEEEDFPDVKKIAEYMSLENVFNMDDKIFREIIQPKFWYIREKNLWKWKVNSIIAMANNFEAKYVKYLKSACDDEHEKVREIAKWACAKSDI encoded by the coding sequence ATGATAAATGTTAATAATATCGAAGAATTAATTAAAAAGAAAGCTTTGGAATTAGGCTATGAAGCCTGCGGCATAATCAAAGTAGACGAAATGAAAGGCTATGCCGAAAGGCTTAATGAAAATGTTAAACTTTTTCCGGAATTGAAATCTTTGTATAAAACGCTGCTCTCTCTATATGCCGTACCTCAAGAATCCCATGAATGGGCCAAATCAATCATTATTTGCGTTAGCCGGTATGGCCAATACAGACTTGATCATATTAGCAGCCAGATTGGCAAACATTATTGGTTTGATACAAGGAAGGATAAGAATACGGAAGAGTATAATAATAGGATTTTGTTTGATAATTATTTAAATAGTTTAGGGCTAAAGGCTTTTAGAGATTCAGTAGGCTTTGGAACAACTGCCTACAAGTCGGCGGCGCAAAAAGCGGGACTTGGAATTATTAGGAAAAACAGCCTGTTCTATACCCAAAAAAGTGGTTCTTGGGTGATTATGGACAGCTGGCTGGTTGATAAAGAAATGGAATTAATAAATACTCCTTCTCTAAAATTCTGCCCTGATGGTTGCACTAAATGCCAAGATGCCTGTAAAACCAAAGCTTTAAAGCCTTATGCTGTGAATGCATATAAGTGTATAACTTTCTTAACCAGCATTGCCGATGATTTACCGCCGGAGAAGTTAAGAGAAAAAATAGGCGGCTGTATTTATGGTTGCGACGCCTGTCAAGATGTTTGCCCCATGAATAAAAATTGCTTAAGTGAGGAAGAAGATTTTCCGGATGTAAAAAAAATAGCTGAGTATATGTCTTTAGAAAATGTATTTAATATGGACGATAAAATTTTTAGAGAAATCATCCAACCAAAATTTTGGTATATCAGGGAAAAAAATCTTTGGAAATGGAAAGTTAATTCTATTATTGCAATGGCAAATAATTTCGAAGCTAAATACGTAAAATATCTAAAAAGCGCTTGTGATGATGAACACGAAAAAGTAAGAGAGATCGCTAAGTGGGCTTGCGCAAAATCGGATATTTAG
- a CDS encoding MBL fold metallo-hydrolase — translation MGKNIPLLEIDEVKITIIMDNTTDAFMTSNEIVHRFDISKGPLISNDGFSTIVAEHGFSAMIQVKCGNKQGAVLYDTGVSPGGTLHNMSVMGINVNDMQAIILSHGHLDHTTGLPELIDKLGPHQIPLILHPDALLERKVIMPGGYETNVSAPKLTDLQQDKIVFVKKIDPTLLVDDMILVSGQVDRTTDFETGFPIHYTKRNGQWENDPLVLDDQCVIVNVRGRGLVVITGCCHAGVINSIRYAQALTHCQQVYTVLGGFHLTGGIFEKIIPETIAELQKINPTYLMPGHCTGWSAIHQIAQAMPEAFIPNNVGTTLVFQADR, via the coding sequence ATGGGAAAAAACATTCCATTATTAGAAATCGATGAGGTTAAAATTACGATAATCATGGATAATACAACAGACGCATTTATGACAAGTAATGAAATCGTACATAGATTTGATATTTCTAAAGGCCCACTTATTTCAAATGATGGTTTTTCGACAATTGTAGCAGAACATGGATTTTCAGCAATGATTCAAGTCAAATGCGGAAATAAACAAGGCGCTGTATTATATGATACAGGGGTGAGTCCCGGTGGTACCTTGCATAACATGAGTGTCATGGGAATTAACGTTAATGATATGCAAGCGATTATACTCAGTCATGGCCACCTGGATCATACTACGGGGTTACCTGAGTTGATTGATAAATTAGGGCCACATCAGATACCGCTTATATTGCATCCCGATGCTTTATTAGAGAGAAAGGTAATCATGCCAGGTGGGTATGAAACTAATGTTTCAGCTCCTAAGTTAACTGATTTACAACAGGATAAAATTGTTTTCGTTAAAAAAATTGATCCAACTCTTTTAGTTGATGATATGATTCTTGTTTCTGGCCAAGTTGACCGGACTACTGATTTTGAAACAGGATTTCCGATCCACTACACGAAACGTAACGGCCAATGGGAAAATGATCCGTTAGTATTGGATGATCAGTGCGTTATTGTAAATGTCCGGGGAAGGGGCTTGGTTGTAATTACAGGTTGCTGTCATGCTGGAGTTATCAATTCAATCCGCTATGCTCAAGCACTGACTCATTGCCAACAAGTTTATACCGTATTAGGAGGCTTTCACTTAACGGGTGGGATATTTGAAAAAATTATTCCCGAGACAATTGCTGAATTACAAAAAATTAATCCAACCTATTTGATGCCCGGACACTGTACTGGCTGGTCTGCTATTCACCAAATTGCCCAAGCAATGCCGGAAGCGTTTATACCAAACAATGTTGGTACTACATTAGTTTTCCAGGCTGACCGTTGA
- a CDS encoding LysR family transcriptional regulator: MDVEQMEYILEVLKNGNISNTAKKLYMSQPLLSQKIQAVERELNTRIFNRHTSPISLTFAGKIIVDSIKKILDVRDNLLLEIDEINGETRGCMKIAIAPHRAASLLPKVLPVYLAAWPLVEVEIIEDTKGTLSEAVINEQADLAFVRTENKNDALEYVYLNKDNIILFGGLETDLAKRIPQGSTISLQEAKNEKFVSVYEGYGFRKTQEELFKNFNINPKIILETHSIELACRLAISCNFVSLYPGTLHDETTVIKEKSFFCYIERRERAHNFYLCHRKDAYIPKFMRDFIKMAQIIYDG, encoded by the coding sequence ATGGATGTTGAGCAAATGGAATACATTCTAGAGGTTCTTAAGAATGGTAATATTTCTAATACCGCTAAAAAGCTTTATATGTCCCAACCGCTGCTTAGCCAAAAAATTCAGGCTGTTGAGCGGGAGCTGAATACTAGGATTTTTAACAGGCACACCAGCCCGATTTCTTTAACCTTTGCAGGGAAGATAATTGTTGATTCTATTAAAAAGATTTTGGATGTCAGGGACAATCTGCTTTTGGAAATTGATGAAATTAACGGTGAAACACGAGGCTGCATGAAAATTGCCATCGCTCCTCATCGGGCGGCATCCTTGTTGCCGAAGGTACTGCCTGTTTATTTGGCTGCGTGGCCATTGGTAGAAGTTGAAATTATTGAGGACACTAAAGGTACATTGAGCGAAGCTGTAATCAATGAACAGGCGGATTTAGCTTTTGTAAGGACCGAGAATAAGAATGATGCCCTGGAATACGTCTATTTAAATAAAGATAATATTATTTTATTTGGCGGGTTGGAAACCGACCTTGCCAAAAGAATTCCCCAAGGCTCTACGATCAGTCTGCAAGAGGCAAAAAATGAAAAATTTGTTTCGGTATATGAAGGTTATGGTTTTAGAAAGACACAAGAAGAACTTTTTAAAAACTTCAATATCAATCCTAAGATCATACTTGAGACTCATAGCATAGAATTGGCATGCCGATTGGCAATTTCCTGTAATTTTGTTTCTCTATATCCAGGAACTTTACATGATGAGACAACCGTGATAAAAGAAAAATCTTTTTTTTGTTATATAGAACGTAGGGAACGTGCGCATAATTTTTATTTGTGTCATAGAAAAGATGCTTATATCCCTAAATTTATGAGAGATTTTATAAAAATGGCTCAGATTATTTATGACGGCTAG
- a CDS encoding M28 family metallopeptidase — protein sequence MKNIERYINFNVSLDRLIENVKEICKWERLSGTKAELEAFYYIEKKLKDIGLTTELILHDAYISLPISAKLLINGEEIHCHTASMAISTPEEGITGKLVYCESIEVISEEKCRHNIVMIGGTADFAKIYRAWKLGAKGIIGCTGDRIHEKIISNAWGSPSLYTKDLIPNIPYVSVNDKDAEIIRKAAAISSQAYMSTAVDTGWRKIPLLIAEVKAAKRTDKYVMFSGHVDSWYYGATDNGTANAVQIEVAKVAMEHKEHLKRNIKFVFYSGHSHGRYAGSAWHADHYWQDLHENCVINVNADIIGGVGATDLTRSIIMPEARDVAVDFIKTHAGADFNGGRCGRNGDQSYYIHGVTSAFSSFSKQPRPENPEDRLSQTRSGAFDFGWWWHTADDLLDKIEPEFFLRDAKIFTSFVMCFAISEVIPLNFHKTAIEIESLVDYWQKKADSKFDLSLPLAKACELVACCKKLYEAEPKDVNRFNTTIMKLGRILIPLNYTTGNIYENDTGIPLSPMPSLKLIDDLIKTPENGDEAKEIIVELVHKRNFVTNSLSEALEVVKNYFD from the coding sequence ATGAAGAATATTGAACGCTATATTAATTTTAATGTTTCACTTGATCGCTTAATAGAAAATGTCAAAGAAATATGCAAGTGGGAAAGACTGTCAGGGACCAAAGCAGAATTAGAAGCCTTTTACTACATTGAAAAGAAATTAAAGGATATCGGTCTTACAACAGAACTGATTTTACATGATGCCTATATCAGTCTTCCCATATCGGCTAAGCTTTTAATAAATGGCGAAGAAATCCATTGTCATACGGCGTCCATGGCTATAAGTACTCCTGAGGAAGGGATAACAGGAAAACTCGTATATTGTGAAAGCATAGAAGTGATAAGCGAAGAGAAATGCCGACACAATATTGTCATGATTGGAGGAACTGCGGATTTCGCAAAGATTTATAGGGCGTGGAAGCTGGGAGCAAAAGGTATAATCGGTTGTACGGGTGATCGCATTCACGAGAAAATTATATCCAATGCCTGGGGTTCTCCTTCTCTTTATACTAAAGATTTAATTCCAAACATACCCTATGTATCGGTAAATGACAAAGATGCCGAAATCATCCGTAAAGCGGCGGCAATTTCATCGCAGGCATATATGAGCACTGCTGTCGATACGGGATGGAGAAAGATTCCACTCTTAATTGCTGAAGTCAAGGCTGCAAAGAGAACTGATAAGTATGTGATGTTCTCGGGGCATGTTGATTCCTGGTATTATGGTGCAACAGACAACGGTACGGCCAACGCGGTACAGATCGAGGTTGCCAAGGTAGCTATGGAGCACAAAGAACATTTAAAGCGAAACATAAAGTTTGTTTTCTATTCCGGACATTCCCATGGCAGATATGCCGGTTCAGCATGGCATGCGGATCATTATTGGCAGGATTTGCATGAAAATTGCGTAATTAACGTAAATGCTGATATCATCGGTGGAGTTGGTGCCACCGATCTGACAAGATCGATTATTATGCCTGAAGCCAGGGATGTGGCGGTTGACTTTATCAAAACGCATGCCGGTGCTGATTTTAACGGTGGCAGATGTGGCAGAAACGGTGACCAGTCTTACTATATTCACGGTGTAACGAGTGCTTTCTCCTCTTTTTCCAAGCAGCCCAGACCGGAAAATCCCGAGGACAGGCTTTCTCAGACTAGATCAGGAGCCTTTGATTTTGGCTGGTGGTGGCATACGGCGGATGATCTGTTGGACAAGATTGAACCTGAGTTTTTCTTAAGGGATGCCAAGATATTCACATCATTTGTAATGTGTTTTGCAATAAGCGAAGTCATACCACTTAACTTTCATAAGACAGCGATCGAGATTGAAAGCCTTGTGGATTACTGGCAAAAAAAAGCAGACAGCAAGTTTGACCTCAGTCTGCCGCTTGCCAAGGCTTGTGAACTTGTTGCCTGCTGTAAAAAGCTGTACGAGGCAGAACCAAAGGATGTAAATCGATTTAATACAACGATTATGAAGCTTGGTCGGATTTTAATTCCACTCAACTATACCACAGGAAATATCTATGAAAATGATACGGGAATTCCTCTGTCACCAATGCCATCATTAAAATTAATTGATGATTTAATAAAGACACCGGAAAACGGCGATGAAGCAAAAGAGATTATCGTAGAACTTGTGCACAAGAGGAATTTCGTAACGAATAGCCTGAGCGAAGCTCTCGAAGTAGTTAAGAACTATTTTGATTAA
- a CDS encoding M20/M25/M40 family metallo-hydrolase has protein sequence MQICKDDFNQKIACYIKREKERMLKDWVDLVAQPSISATGEGVEECCRMVVVKMKSIGLSVNTYPAKPYPVIYGKYGDDPDKKTILIYAHYDVQPVGNMELWKTMPFEPVILDGAVYGRGTADNKSPLMAHLEAVEFWIKEYGELPVNLKFIFEGCEESGSKGLPEFLDEYRDMLAADLVFFSDGPKNEKNLPIIALGAKGLLSIQLVLKTISKDAHSRYAPVLPSAAWEMVELLHKLKSDGQVHVPGFYDHILQPTEQEIQIMNALPNVEKEMEQLFGVVPRYPDDSSYYVQLNTTPTFNVSFLHSGDGAGVVTNKAVANLDIRLVMGQMPDDIFNKIQKYIRVLGYDNVEVIKESAVEPSKTPLDNKYVPIIEEVTKEVYGDYVVYSCRPSTAPDYLWTNILRLPAIQVRWSDADSNNHAPNEHLTIKEYLKGIELTCRVIKAIGEEKK, from the coding sequence ATGCAAATATGTAAAGATGATTTTAATCAAAAAATAGCCTGCTATATAAAGCGTGAAAAAGAAAGAATGCTGAAGGATTGGGTTGACCTTGTTGCGCAGCCGAGCATTAGTGCGACGGGCGAGGGCGTTGAGGAATGCTGCCGCATGGTTGTCGTAAAAATGAAGTCCATAGGGCTTAGCGTCAATACGTATCCAGCTAAGCCATACCCTGTTATCTACGGTAAATATGGAGATGATCCCGATAAAAAAACCATTTTGATTTACGCTCATTATGATGTTCAGCCTGTTGGAAATATGGAACTTTGGAAAACCATGCCATTTGAGCCTGTCATATTGGACGGAGCGGTCTACGGCAGAGGAACTGCCGATAATAAATCGCCTTTAATGGCACACCTTGAGGCTGTTGAATTTTGGATAAAAGAATACGGTGAACTGCCTGTGAATTTAAAATTTATATTTGAAGGCTGTGAGGAGTCGGGAAGTAAGGGATTGCCGGAATTTTTGGATGAGTACAGAGATATGTTGGCAGCTGATTTGGTGTTTTTCAGTGACGGGCCCAAAAATGAAAAAAATCTGCCGATTATTGCTTTGGGAGCCAAGGGACTGCTCAGTATTCAATTGGTTCTTAAGACGATTAGCAAGGACGCGCACTCGAGATATGCACCAGTGCTCCCAAGTGCCGCATGGGAAATGGTTGAACTGTTGCATAAATTGAAAAGTGACGGTCAGGTTCACGTACCTGGGTTTTACGACCATATTCTTCAACCGACCGAACAGGAAATCCAAATAATGAACGCCTTGCCCAACGTTGAAAAAGAAATGGAACAACTCTTTGGGGTGGTACCTCGGTATCCGGATGATTCAAGTTATTATGTACAGCTCAATACAACGCCGACGTTTAACGTATCTTTTCTTCATTCGGGAGATGGGGCCGGTGTCGTAACAAATAAGGCTGTGGCCAATCTTGATATTAGACTGGTTATGGGCCAAATGCCTGATGATATTTTCAACAAAATACAAAAGTACATCCGAGTACTAGGATATGACAATGTTGAAGTCATTAAAGAAAGTGCTGTTGAGCCGTCAAAAACCCCACTTGACAACAAATATGTTCCCATTATTGAGGAGGTTACCAAAGAGGTTTATGGCGATTATGTTGTCTATTCCTGTCGACCGTCGACTGCTCCTGATTATTTGTGGACGAATATTTTGCGGCTTCCGGCGATTCAAGTGAGATGGTCTGATGCTGATTCTAACAATCACGCCCCCAATGAGCATCTGACAATCAAGGAGTATCTGAAAGGTATTGAACTTACCTGCAGAGTCATTAAAGCAATCGGTGAGGAGAAAAAATAG
- a CDS encoding MFS transporter, with product MSNQISNSHESMHAATGLKDEKPSRQRFLLLVILFITLFVAYVDRVNISVIVASDAFLNDMGIKGQPVQIGLLMSSFLIAYGFSNVFLSAIGDYWGQRKSICAAVIIWILSMFIGGIAPTFAIMIVSRVLLGIGEGIHFPLQSTYVKRWFPPQERGKANACWSIGSSFAPAIAMPFFAWLVAHYAWHTSFLFCMFLGLLPLYLLWFYTADTPQEHKKVNALELQHIEQGLAKESRLQIDGNDPVESLWTRIKLVASDYRIWLVTIISSMNNCIYWGLITWLPTYLKSARGFSWTEMGVLSSMPFVLGILCKAFAGWASDRVGKRAPFCVIGGLGAAIGIYFGAVVSNNYVAALFICMGLGLQIMSVPLSFSMLQQFLPDRVISLGTGISSGIGIGVSALVPTLIGLVISITGGFSGALYLLVGMALIGMSSALVLAWKKY from the coding sequence ATGTCGAATCAAATTTCTAATTCACATGAAAGTATGCACGCTGCTACAGGGTTAAAGGATGAAAAACCATCCCGACAAAGATTTTTGTTATTGGTCATTCTGTTTATTACATTATTTGTTGCTTATGTCGATCGAGTAAATATCTCAGTAATCGTGGCAAGTGATGCATTTCTTAACGATATGGGTATTAAAGGTCAGCCTGTTCAGATCGGACTTCTGATGAGCTCTTTCTTGATTGCCTATGGATTCAGTAATGTATTTTTAAGTGCCATCGGGGATTATTGGGGCCAGCGAAAATCAATCTGTGCAGCGGTTATTATATGGATACTTTCTATGTTCATCGGGGGAATCGCTCCGACCTTCGCCATTATGATTGTTTCTCGCGTTTTGCTGGGAATCGGCGAAGGAATCCATTTTCCACTGCAGAGTACTTATGTTAAAAGGTGGTTTCCACCGCAGGAAAGAGGCAAAGCCAATGCCTGTTGGTCGATTGGTTCTTCTTTTGCGCCTGCTATTGCCATGCCTTTTTTCGCCTGGCTTGTTGCTCATTATGCTTGGCATACCAGTTTTTTGTTCTGCATGTTTCTAGGATTGCTTCCTTTATATTTACTTTGGTTTTATACTGCGGATACGCCGCAAGAGCACAAAAAAGTCAATGCCCTGGAACTACAGCATATTGAACAGGGGTTAGCAAAAGAATCTCGGCTGCAGATTGACGGCAATGATCCCGTTGAATCTTTGTGGACAAGGATAAAGTTGGTTGCCAGTGATTATCGTATTTGGCTTGTTACCATTATATCTTCCATGAATAACTGCATTTATTGGGGGTTGATTACGTGGCTACCAACTTATCTAAAATCGGCCAGGGGTTTTTCCTGGACGGAAATGGGCGTATTATCCTCTATGCCTTTTGTTCTAGGCATTTTATGTAAGGCCTTTGCTGGTTGGGCATCTGACCGAGTTGGAAAACGCGCTCCGTTCTGTGTTATAGGCGGTTTGGGAGCGGCTATCGGCATCTACTTTGGTGCTGTTGTCAGCAATAATTATGTGGCGGCATTGTTTATTTGTATGGGGTTGGGTTTACAGATTATGAGTGTGCCTTTAAGTTTTTCCATGCTGCAGCAATTTTTACCGGACCGGGTTATCTCTTTGGGAACTGGTATTTCAAGTGGTATAGGTATCGGTGTTTCCGCGCTCGTGCCGACGCTTATTGGTTTAGTTATCAGTATAACGGGGGGATTTTCTGGAGCTTTATATTTATTGGTGGGCATGGCCCTCATCGGTATGTCGTCCGCTTTAGTTTTGGCTTGGAAAAAATATTAA
- a CDS encoding M28 family peptidase: protein MSTMDDLYQLHVSEKNLMDYAANISKWERLAGSEEEVKAFLYIKEKLANLGAKVTLIRHNAFISLPISASFAMNDVEFSCRGHSMSPSTDEAGLQAEVVYCDNLKKAREEEIRGKLVMVDGLATGERVAAAQELGACGVVFISGPHIHEMCISNVWGSPSIHNVDQLPQIPAISVDLAAGEQIKKLIAAGKNMAVLKTCVQTEWRKIPLLVVDIESKCHPDQFVMFSGHVDSWYYGATDNAAANSIMMEVGRIALENVGTLKRSLRLVFFSGHSHGRYAGSAWYADNFWEDLHKNCCVSINIDVLGFKGADHFESAIMPEAKAVVVEAVRKITGGEFKDRRYNRFADQSFWGTGATAALASFSRIKVTPGSNDLELGWWWHTPFDTMDKIDSNNLLRDGRIFAAIIMNFCTSIVIPLDFRAAVEEVKSILIDWQNQAGKDFDLSLPIERVNLLKAEVDYLYEAMPKLDADSSEIEKFNDVLLKIGRILVPLNYTQGKLFENDPAIPQLPVPSLAGIKELASADIHKRNLLLTELVRRRNYVAYALEQAIEIVKG from the coding sequence ATGAGCACAATGGATGATTTGTATCAGCTGCATGTATCCGAAAAAAATCTGATGGATTATGCTGCGAATATTTCTAAATGGGAGCGGTTGGCCGGCTCGGAAGAAGAGGTAAAAGCTTTTCTTTATATAAAAGAAAAGCTTGCCAATTTGGGTGCAAAAGTAACGCTTATACGGCATAATGCCTTTATAAGTCTGCCAATTTCAGCTTCCTTCGCTATGAACGATGTCGAGTTTTCCTGTCGGGGACATTCTATGTCTCCATCAACAGACGAAGCTGGTCTACAGGCCGAAGTCGTGTATTGTGATAATTTAAAGAAGGCTAGGGAAGAAGAGATACGCGGCAAACTGGTAATGGTTGACGGTCTTGCTACAGGGGAACGGGTAGCTGCGGCGCAGGAGCTTGGAGCCTGTGGGGTGGTTTTTATTTCGGGTCCTCATATTCATGAAATGTGTATTTCAAATGTGTGGGGTTCTCCATCCATTCATAATGTGGATCAGCTTCCACAAATACCGGCAATTTCCGTTGATTTGGCTGCCGGTGAACAGATTAAAAAGCTGATTGCCGCAGGTAAAAATATGGCGGTTCTTAAAACCTGTGTACAAACGGAGTGGCGCAAGATTCCTTTGTTAGTGGTTGACATTGAAAGTAAGTGCCATCCTGACCAATTTGTCATGTTTTCAGGTCATGTTGATTCTTGGTATTATGGTGCAACAGACAATGCTGCTGCTAATTCGATTATGATGGAGGTCGGTAGAATCGCTCTGGAAAACGTCGGTACGCTAAAACGTAGCTTAAGACTGGTTTTCTTTTCCGGCCATTCCCATGGTCGGTATGCAGGTTCTGCTTGGTATGCCGATAATTTTTGGGAAGATTTGCACAAAAACTGTTGCGTAAGCATAAATATTGATGTTTTAGGCTTTAAAGGAGCTGATCATTTCGAAAGTGCGATCATGCCGGAAGCCAAAGCGGTGGTTGTGGAAGCGGTTCGGAAAATAACCGGCGGGGAGTTTAAAGATCGGCGTTATAATCGTTTTGCCGACCAGTCTTTTTGGGGGACGGGAGCTACAGCAGCTTTAGCGTCCTTTTCCCGGATTAAGGTAACGCCGGGAAGCAATGACTTGGAGCTGGGATGGTGGTGGCATACGCCGTTTGACACCATGGATAAGATTGATTCGAACAATCTTTTGCGAGATGGACGAATTTTTGCGGCAATTATCATGAACTTTTGTACAAGCATTGTGATTCCACTTGACTTTAGAGCGGCTGTTGAGGAAGTTAAATCGATTTTAATTGATTGGCAAAATCAAGCTGGTAAAGATTTCGACCTTAGTCTGCCTATAGAGCGCGTCAACCTGTTAAAAGCAGAGGTGGATTATTTGTACGAAGCTATGCCCAAATTGGATGCTGATAGCAGTGAAATAGAAAAATTCAATGATGTTTTGCTGAAAATTGGAAGGATCTTAGTTCCGCTTAACTATACTCAGGGCAAGCTTTTTGAGAATGATCCGGCCATTCCCCAATTACCGGTTCCTTCCTTAGCGGGGATAAAGGAATTGGCATCAGCTGATATCCATAAAAGAAATTTGCTTTTAACAGAATTGGTGCGGCGTCGCAACTATGTGGCATATGCATTAGAGCAGGCAATCGAGATTGTTAAGGGCTAG